In Candidatus Cohnella colombiensis, one DNA window encodes the following:
- a CDS encoding FAD-dependent oxidoreductase, whose protein sequence is MSSQLPQFPQSYWTTSVDVPAFPILTTDLDADVVIVGAGITGITTSYLLSKEGLKVVVLEAGRLLHGTTGHTTAKITAQHDLIYDELIQHFGEDKARLYYDANNEALTFIRNTVDTEGISCDLTNDHAYIYTQSTSSIGKLELEYRAYEKLGIDGLLTNHIELPIDVKSALVMYNQAQFNPVSYLVALIDRSVRAGAQVYEHTTAMKVVEGEKPVVITESGHRISCKYVIAASHFPFLDWKGFYFARLHAERSYLLGVRVKDRYEGGMYISADEPKRSIRVVHQEKEPLLLIGGGGHKAGQNSCTMNEYDALKTFAYSVFDVKEIAYRWSAQDLVTLDKIPYIGQINGQNHNILIATGYRKWGMTNGTAAAHLLKNRILGIEDRYRELFDPSRFHADPEIKSLVTENLDVASHLINGKLESVQRRANSVENDEGAVVSVNGKRAGAYRDVEGVLHLVDTTCTHMGCETNWNNGDRTWDCPCHGSRFSYTGEVIEGPAKEPLHKLELSYEDG, encoded by the coding sequence TCGTTATTGTAGGCGCAGGAATTACCGGCATAACAACTAGCTATTTACTGTCCAAAGAAGGTCTAAAGGTGGTTGTACTAGAGGCAGGCCGATTGCTTCACGGAACGACAGGTCACACCACGGCCAAAATCACTGCTCAGCACGATTTGATCTACGATGAACTCATTCAACACTTCGGCGAAGATAAGGCACGTTTATATTATGACGCAAACAACGAAGCGTTGACTTTTATTCGGAACACTGTTGATACGGAAGGAATCTCCTGTGACTTGACCAATGATCATGCTTATATTTACACACAATCAACAAGCTCGATTGGCAAGCTTGAATTAGAATATCGTGCATACGAGAAACTCGGAATCGACGGCCTTCTCACCAATCATATCGAATTGCCCATAGATGTTAAATCTGCCTTAGTCATGTATAATCAAGCGCAATTTAATCCCGTTTCATACTTAGTTGCGTTGATCGATCGATCTGTTCGTGCAGGTGCACAAGTGTATGAACATACGACAGCGATGAAGGTGGTAGAAGGAGAGAAGCCTGTAGTCATTACCGAATCGGGACATCGGATCAGCTGCAAGTATGTCATCGCCGCATCGCATTTTCCATTTCTCGATTGGAAAGGTTTTTACTTTGCACGCTTGCATGCAGAACGTTCTTATTTGCTTGGCGTTCGTGTCAAAGATCGCTATGAAGGTGGGATGTACATTTCGGCGGACGAACCGAAACGATCGATTCGCGTCGTCCATCAAGAAAAAGAGCCTTTATTACTCATCGGAGGCGGGGGTCACAAGGCTGGACAGAACAGCTGTACGATGAATGAATATGACGCATTGAAGACGTTCGCTTATTCTGTATTTGATGTAAAAGAAATTGCCTATCGGTGGTCAGCTCAAGATCTTGTTACTTTGGACAAAATTCCTTATATCGGACAAATCAACGGACAAAACCACAATATTTTAATTGCAACTGGATATCGCAAATGGGGCATGACGAACGGGACTGCTGCGGCCCATCTCCTTAAAAACAGAATACTCGGAATCGAGGACCGGTATCGGGAATTATTTGATCCTTCACGCTTCCATGCAGACCCGGAGATCAAGAGCTTAGTCACTGAGAACTTGGATGTAGCCAGTCACCTGATCAATGGAAAGCTTGAATCTGTACAACGTCGTGCGAATAGTGTTGAAAATGACGAAGGTGCAGTCGTTAGTGTGAATGGAAAAAGAGCTGGAGCATACCGTGATGTTGAAGGTGTTCTGCACTTGGTCGATACGACTTGTACGCATATGGGTTGCGAGACGAACTGGAATAATGGGGATCGAACATGGGATTGCCCATGTCACGGATCGAGATTTTCCTATACGGGAGAAGTCATAGAAGGCCCGGCTAAAGAACCTCTGCATAAGTTGGAGCTTTCTTATGAAGATGGATGA